The genomic window CACCCGCCGCAAGGTTGTGCGTCCCCAAGGTCACAGCCACCGTCGCCAGCATCACCACGCCGGACAGGCGCGGATGCCGCACCAGCGCGCCCAGGCTGCGCCAGTCAAACGTGGACACACTGACCATCACCATGATCGCCACCAGCGCGATCACCGGCACCTGCCCAACCCAGGGTTTCAGCAGCACCATCAGCACCAGCAGGAACACGCCGGCAAACAGCGTCGACAGCCTTCCGCGGCCACCGTATTTCACGTTGCCCACGGTCTGCCCGATCATGCCGCAGCCGGCAATGCCGCCGAACAGGCTGGCGGCGATATTGGCCACGCCCAGACCGGTGCATTCGCGGTTCTTGGAGCTGGGTGTGTCGGTGAGTTCGTCCACCACACGCGCCGTCATCATCGACTCCAGCAAGCCCACCATCGCAATGGCCAGGGCCGGCATCGCGATGATGCGCAGGGTTTCCAGATCAAACGGCAAGGACGGCAAGCCCATCCATTGCGGCAACGCCTCCGGCAGCTTGCCCAGGTCATTCACGGTAGGAAGGTCCAACTTCAACCACGCAGCCAATACACTCAGCACCACGATGCAGATCAGGGGCGAGGGAATCGCCCGCACAGCGGGCAGCGGCAGGCGCGGCAAGCCGTAGATCACCAACAGGCCCAAGGCCAGCATTGCCCAGGTGGCGGTGGTGGCACCGTGCAGCTGCGGCAGCTGCGCGGCGAAGATCAGGATCGCCAGCGCGTTGACGAAGCCGGTGCGCACCGAGCTGCTGACAAAGCGCATCAACACGCCCAACCGCAGCACGCCGAACAGGATCTGGATCACGCCGGCCAACAGGCCTGCGGCAAACAGATAGGGAAGGCCATGCGCGCTGATCAGCGGTGCTGCCACCAAAGCCACCGAGCCGGCCGCCGCGGTGATCATCGCCGGCCGGCCGCCGAACACCGCGATCACGATGCTCAGCACGAAAGACGCGAACAAACCCACCTGCGGGTCCACCCCGGCCACGAACGAGAACGCGATGACCTCGGGGATCAGCGCAAAGGTGGCCACGGCGCCGGCCAACATTTCACGCAGGGGATGAGCGCGCCACTGCGCCAGTTCAGAATGCAGGAAGGACATACGGGCTGGCCGCTGGCGCCGGCCGATTGGGCGGCGGAGCACGCGGAATCGAAGGGAGGGGCGCGAATTATGCCTCCTTGGGTTACCGGGCGCTGCTTGAGGCGGCGTTCCCGGCAAAAAGCCTGAACGTCCAAAGCTACCTCTCCCCGGCCCTCCCCGCGCTTGCGGCAAAGGGAGGGAGTTCTGCCCCCTCCCTTTTGCGAAGCAAAGGGACGCGCTGGGGAGGCGGGCTCTTCGCCAGGAACAAAACCCCAAACCCCTCCCTGCGGTAGCATTCCCTCCCCCGTATCACCGCCATTCCCATGCCCCACTACACCGGCCCCCTGCTGACCCGCCCCCTGCTCGAACAGCTGCAAAGCGCTCTGAAGCAAGGCAGCAGCGAAGCAAGCGCCTCGCTCGACCTGGGCCGCAGCCAGCAAACAGTCAGCCTCAGCGCTGATGGCTGGCAGTACCGTGGCCAGCACTACCCGTGGCCGGCCAAGCTCAAGGACCGCACCATCTACTACTGGGATGGCGATGAATTCAGCGCTGCCTCGCGCTTTGGCAGCGGCCTGTACAAGCTGGTGCCCACCGACTGGGGCATCCCCACCTTCGAGATCGACGGCATCAAGATGCTGGTCAGCGCGCAGATCTCGCCGCTAGACGATGCCCACCGCAAGGTGGCACTGGTGGAGCCACGCGGCAAGCAGCTGCTCGATACCTGCGGCGGCATGGGTTACTTCGCCGCCTGCTGCCTGGATGAAGGCGTCGCCAGCATCCGTTCCTTCGAAAAGAGCCCCGAAGTCCTTTGGCTGCGCACCCTCAACCCGTGGTCACCGGATCCCGATGGTGAACATGCAGGTGGTCGCCTGCAGCTGACCCAAGGCGATATCTCCAAAGAAATCGAAGGCATCGCCGATGCATCGATGGATGCGGTGTTGCACGATCCGCCGCGCTTCGGCATTGCCGGCGAGCTGTACTCGCAGGTGTTCTACGATCAACTGGCGCGCGTGCTGCGCAAGGGCGGCCGCCTGTTCCATTACACCGGCGCGCCGAACAAGCTCACCAGCGGCCGCGATGTACCGCGCGAAGTCGCCACCCGCCTGCAGAAGGCAGGCTTCAAGGCCGAGCTGGCCCTGGATGGGGTACTGGCCGTACGCCGCTAGCAGGCAGCTTGTGGGAGCGGCGTGAGCCGCGAAGCTCACACACCTACAGAACACCAGGTCAACGGCAATCTCATTGCCCGCTCGCTTCGCGGCTCACGCCGCTCCCACAAACAACACCGGCATACGCCCCGCCTTAACGTCCCGCGCGCGACACTGTGCCTTCAGAAGCGGAGGCAGCCCATGGCAACCGAAACCGTACGCGGCAGAACCGTCACCATTCATTTCGATGGCGAACGCTGCATCCACTCGCGCAACTGCGTGCTCAGCCACCCGGACGTGTTCGTGCCCAATGTGGTCGGCGAGTGGATCCACCCCGATGCGGTGGCACCGGAAGAAGTGGAACTGATCGCGCGCAACTGCCCCTCCGGCGCCATCCGCTACGAATACAACGACGGCAGCCACGCCGAGCCCGCTCCAGTGGTGAACCTGGTGCATATCCGCGAGAACGGCCCGCTCGCATTCACCGCACCGCTGCTCATTGCCGGCAAGGATGAAGGCATGCGCGCCACTCTGTGCCGCTGCGGCGAATCGCACAGAAAACCCTTCTGCGACCACCGGCACGTCGACTGTGGTTTTACCGCCAGCGGCGAGCCAGCGGAAAAGAAATCCGACCCTTTGCCGCAACGTGATGGCCCGCTGCAGGTCAACCCGACCAGGAACGGCCCGCTGCACGTCATCGGCAACCTTGAAGTGGTCAGCGGCACCGGCCGCACCATCGACCGCGTCACCGAGACCTGGTTGTGCCGCTGCGGTCATTCCAACAACAAGCCCTTCTGCGATGGCAGCCACCGAAAAGTGGGCTTCCAGGCCGAAGGCGAATAACCGTCCCCTCACGTCCGCAAGGAGATTTACATGGCAAACCTCGAACTCCGCCTCACCGCCGACGACGGCGTCGCCCAGGCCATGCTCGACATGCTCAAGGGCATGGACGATGTGGATTCAGCCGAAGACATCACCGAACCCGCGTTCGCCGCTGATGACGAGGACAGCAGCTCGGCAGGCCTGAGCGACAACGAAGGCCCGGGCTCCTATCTGATCCAGGTGGAAACCCTCAACGACGAAAGCTTGGCACGCGTGCTGGACGCCGCGCAGGCCCTGGCGGAAAGACTGGGTGCGGTACTGGAGATCGAATCCGATTCGCAGGACTGAGGTGAGCGACCCGCGGCCACGGTAGAGATATGCGACAGCTGCAGCCAATGCTGTAAATTTGTCGGAGGTGTCGTTGCGGCGCGCACATGACATGCTTCATCCCTGCAACTGACACCGAGCCGGGGAAACCGATGAAGCTGCTGCCGTTGTTCCTGTTCTGCATTGCCGTTGGCGCCTGCTCCGGCGCAAGCGCCGCCGTGCCCGAAGCGCCCGTGCCGCGTGATCGGGCACAGGCCACTGCGATCGTGGCGGACATGCGCCGCGTGGTTGCCGACAACGGCATCGAGCGCCTGGAGAAGGTCCGCATTGGCGGGATTGATCAATGGGTATCGATCCGCGGCAACGATGCCCGCAACCCGGTTTTACTGATGCTGCATGGTGGGCCGGGCTGGGTCGCCATGCCAACCAGCTGGTATTTCCAGCGCGGCTGGGAGGAGTACTTCACCGTCGTGCAGTGGGACCAGCGCGGCGCGGGCAAGACCTTTGCGAGCAACGACCCAGTGCAGCTGGCCCCCACCATGACCCGCGAGCGCATGGTTGCCGATTCACTGGAAATGGTGGCATGGCTGCGCCATGAATTCGGTAAGCAGAAGATCTTCGTGCTCGGCCATTCCTGGGGCAGCTATCTGGGCCTGGAAGTTGCCAAGCAGCGCCCGCAGT from Stenotrophomonas nitritireducens includes these protein-coding regions:
- a CDS encoding SulP family inorganic anion transporter; amino-acid sequence: MSFLHSELAQWRAHPLREMLAGAVATFALIPEVIAFSFVAGVDPQVGLFASFVLSIVIAVFGGRPAMITAAAGSVALVAAPLISAHGLPYLFAAGLLAGVIQILFGVLRLGVLMRFVSSSVRTGFVNALAILIFAAQLPQLHGATTATWAMLALGLLVIYGLPRLPLPAVRAIPSPLICIVVLSVLAAWLKLDLPTVNDLGKLPEALPQWMGLPSLPFDLETLRIIAMPALAIAMVGLLESMMTARVVDELTDTPSSKNRECTGLGVANIAASLFGGIAGCGMIGQTVGNVKYGGRGRLSTLFAGVFLLVLMVLLKPWVGQVPVIALVAIMVMVSVSTFDWRSLGALVRHPRLSGVVMLATVAVTLGTHNLAAGVGVGVLLSGVFFALKVARLLRIEQQDLADGSVRYAVSGQVFFASADAFIDAFDPRLVQGRAVVIDLSAAQLWDITAVAALEKVVSRYRHHGIKPRVLGLDRQGRALLRRVLREGELAVEDAPA
- a CDS encoding class I SAM-dependent methyltransferase, with product MPHYTGPLLTRPLLEQLQSALKQGSSEASASLDLGRSQQTVSLSADGWQYRGQHYPWPAKLKDRTIYYWDGDEFSAASRFGSGLYKLVPTDWGIPTFEIDGIKMLVSAQISPLDDAHRKVALVEPRGKQLLDTCGGMGYFAACCLDEGVASIRSFEKSPEVLWLRTLNPWSPDPDGEHAGGRLQLTQGDISKEIEGIADASMDAVLHDPPRFGIAGELYSQVFYDQLARVLRKGGRLFHYTGAPNKLTSGRDVPREVATRLQKAGFKAELALDGVLAVRR
- a CDS encoding CDGSH iron-sulfur domain-containing protein; protein product: MATETVRGRTVTIHFDGERCIHSRNCVLSHPDVFVPNVVGEWIHPDAVAPEEVELIARNCPSGAIRYEYNDGSHAEPAPVVNLVHIRENGPLAFTAPLLIAGKDEGMRATLCRCGESHRKPFCDHRHVDCGFTASGEPAEKKSDPLPQRDGPLQVNPTRNGPLHVIGNLEVVSGTGRTIDRVTETWLCRCGHSNNKPFCDGSHRKVGFQAEGE